A window of Garciella nitratireducens DSM 15102 contains these coding sequences:
- the def gene encoding peptide deformylase: MAIRNIRQEGDPILRKKCRKIERINERVRILAKDMLDTMYEAEGVGLAAPQVGILKRLIVIDVGEGPITLVNPEVVSEEGEQEDLEGCLSIPGRSEIVIRPKRVIVKGLDLEENQIEVKGEDFLARALCHEIDHLEGILYIDKAINKKESR, from the coding sequence ATGGCCATTCGAAATATTAGACAAGAAGGAGATCCTATTTTAAGGAAAAAATGTAGAAAAATAGAAAGAATAAATGAAAGAGTTCGCATATTAGCAAAGGATATGTTAGATACCATGTATGAGGCAGAGGGAGTAGGTTTAGCTGCACCGCAAGTAGGAATTTTAAAAAGACTTATTGTTATAGATGTGGGAGAAGGTCCAATTACGCTAGTCAATCCTGAAGTAGTTTCAGAAGAAGGAGAACAAGAAGACTTAGAAGGATGTCTTAGTATTCCTGGAAGATCCGAAATTGTTATTAGACCAAAAAGAGTCATTGTGAAAGGATTGGATTTAGAAGAGAATCAAATAGAAGTAAAAGGAGAAGATTTTTTAGCTCGGGCATTATGTCATGAAATAGATCATTTAGAAGGAATTCTTTATATTGATAAAGCGATTAATAAAAAAGAAAGTAGGTGA